In a genomic window of Wyeomyia smithii strain HCP4-BCI-WySm-NY-G18 chromosome 1, ASM2978416v1, whole genome shotgun sequence:
- the LOC129716976 gene encoding uncharacterized protein LOC129716976: MEKYWNHVIDLKYLGRNKIIVFLNSYTKANLFVEDKKLEKLGYKVYVPRHLCCVTGVLAGIPTDIDIREIKAEIECDCQVVDVYRFNRFRNGIKEPTTRVSVTFRANQLPEMVKLFCCTNKVRPFLQKVLFCENCHRFNHETDNCKGKQRCSRCSQIYDEKDEICTNPVKCLYCKSSDHKTTDVTCPERQKQKTIKTIIAKRSLTLVEARELVAPVLTSNVYEALAESATDPTPAESFAFMAANKHIKKPIQVTGTIPKCKIEIRERNGNGRVQTEQSYSRRNLGLITEKRSKINESRSKQDQAEMDNTEQANGWFNPHKVSDAER, translated from the coding sequence ATGGAAAAGTATTGGAACCACGTTATCGACCTGAAATACCTTGGACGGAacaaaataatagtttttttgaACAGCTATACAAAAGCGAATCTTTTTGTTGAGGACAAAAAGCTGGAAAAGCTTGGATACAAAGTATATGTACCGCGACATCTGTGTTGCGTAACTGGAGTCCTCGCGGGGATTCCAACGGATATTGATATTCGTGAAATAAAAGCGGAAATTGAATGCGACTGCCAGGTTGTAGACGTTTATCGTTTTAACCGATTCAGAAACGGAATAAAGGAACCCACAACTCGAGTAAGTGTAACATTTCGCGCTAACCAGCTACCAGAAATGGTTAAATTGTTCTGCTGCACTAACAAGGTGCGGCCTTTCTTGCAAAAAGTCTTGTTTTGCGAAAATTGTCATCGTTTTAATCATGAAACGGATAACTGCAAAGGCAAACAACGGTGCTCAAGATGTTCGCAGATATACGACGAAAAGGACGAAATCTGCACAAATCCTGTGAAGTGCCTGTACTGCAAATCTTCGGACCATAAAACTACTGATGTAACATGCCCGGaacgacaaaagcaaaaaacgaTTAAAACAATAATCGCGAAACGAAGCTTAACACTTGTAGAAGCACGAGAGCTTGTCGCACCTGTTCTAACCAGCAACGTGTATGAAGCCCTAGCTGAGAGTGCAACAGACCCCACCCCAGCAGAAAGCTTCGCTTTTATGGCGGCAAATAAACATATTAAGAAACCGATCCAGGTAACAGGTACTATTCCGAAATGTAAAATTGAAATCCGGGAGAGAAATGGCAATGGACGTGTACAAACGGAACAAAGTTACAGTAGACGAAATTTGGGGCTAATTACTGAAAAACGGAGTAAAATCAATGAATCTAGGAGTAAACAGGATCAGGCGGAAATGGATAACACGGAGCAAGCAAATGGATGGTTCAACCCGCACAAAGTGAGCGACGCAGAACGATAG